In Erinaceus europaeus chromosome 10, mEriEur2.1, whole genome shotgun sequence, one DNA window encodes the following:
- the LOC103128968 gene encoding zinc finger protein 782 codes for MKNANQGKEGEVGNRGVFDVVLELWRWARQAGKKVQGLSAHEQLDRPLTSPDQLDSAKGFESPKAEALSSTFFQERQEMNISQASVSFKDVTVEFTQDEWRLMSSAQRTLYREVMLENYSHLISMGYCSTKPELIFALEQKDFRESILERESLSTIPPEDFQPDELSETSENKSKHLWQVLLTNKTLITEQEMPGKLCDLDINIFPAKIKPYKFESRRLTFLCLNSMDPYCQYSKKKSHEHTTCEKWFSNVKDDISNTEEKSFPYSKNLNTLSHEVTQYQTIQSLEQTLEYNKCRKTLLGNTALVTDMSPHTKMTSYKFSRLREDQCDKFTVTVSQGNNLEEKSHHEFHDYDCTENRNELSRSTQVMDTERLSLSQKPHIKEHQKSYIGLKPVNYLSHNSILPVCQTTHTMETSSDYNTCTESLVYQSTYNLYKRSHIKVKSYESSKCEKSCSVNSCPTLPHKSHMDKKSYECHECGKAFSEKSYLRKHQINHIQEKPYKCDGCEKAFSAKSSLKVHHQTHTKKKHIECNQCGKSFTYKSVFIIHLRSHTGEKPFECSDCGKFFGHMSGLRNHQKIHTGERPYKCDKCGKSFKMKVGLRKHHITHTGEKPYKCNQCGKAFGQKSQLKGHHRIHTGEKPYKCNHCGDSFRQKSNLRVHYRTHTGEKPYKCDVCGKTFRQTSNLVGHQRIHTGEKPFECNECGKAFGDKSGLRNHQRIHTGEKPYNCNHCGEAFNRQSNLRVHQRIHTGEKPYKCDPCGKTFSQKSSLKEHQKAHIGS; via the exons CAGAAGCACTGTCTTCTACATTCTTTCAAGAACGACAGGAAATGAACATATCTCAG GCATCAGTGTCATTCAAGGATGTGACTGTGGAATTTACCCAGGATGAGTGGAGGTTGATGAGTTCTGCTCAAAGAACCCTGTACAGAGAAGTGATGCTGGAGAACTATAGCCATCTCATCTCAATGG GATACTGTTCTACAAAACCAGAGCTAATCTTCGCTTTGGAACAAAAGGATTTTAGAGAAAGCATTTTAGAGAGAGAATCTCTAAGTACCATCCCCCCTG AAGACTTTCAACCTGATGAACTCTCAGAGActtcagaaaacaaaagcaaacatttGTGGCAAGTTTTATTAACTAACAAAACATTAATTACAGAGCAAGAAATGCCAGGAAAACTATGTGATCTGGACATAAATATTTTTCCTGCAAAAATTAAGCCCTATAAATTTGAATCTAGAAGACTTACTTTTTTGTGTCTCAATTCAATGGACCCATACTGTCaatattcaaaaaagaaatcTCATGAGCATACTACATGTGAGAAATGGTTTTCAAATGTCAAGGATGATATATCTAATACTGAAGAGAAGTCTTTTCCCTATAGTAAAAATTTGAATACCCTCAGTCATGAAGTTACTCAATATCAGACAATTCAGTCTTTGGAGCAAACTCTTGAATATAACAAATGTAGGAAGACTCTCCTTGGGAACACTGCCCTTGTTACAGATATGAGTCCTCACACCAAAATGACATCTTATAAATTCAGTAGACTTAGGGAAGATCAATGTGATAAATTCACCGTTACAGTATCTCAGGGCAATAATTTAGAAGAAAAGAGTCATCATGAATTTCATGATTATGATTGTACTGAAAATAGAAATGAACTCAGTAGAAGCACTCAAGTAATGGACACAGAAAGGCTATCTTTAAGCCAAAAACCACACATTAAAGAACACCAGAAAAGTTACATAGGATTAAAGCCTGTTAATTATTTGAGCCATAATTCCATCCTCCCAGTGTGTCAAACAACTCATACAATGGAAACATCTTCTGATTATAACACATGTACAGAGTCATTGGTTTACCAGTCAACTTACAATTTATATAAGAGAAGTCACATAAAGGTGAAATCCTATGAAAGTAGCAAATGTGAAAAATCCTGTTCTGTAAATTCATGCCCGACTCTTCCGCATAAAAGCCACATGGATAAGAAATCCTATGAATGCCATGAATGTGGGAAAGCATTCAGTGAGAAGTCATATCTAAGAAAACATCAGATTAATCACATACAAGAGAAACCCTATAAGTGTGATGGGTGTGAAAAAGCATTTAGTGCTAAGTCAAGCCTAAAAGTACATCATCAAACTCATACCAAGAAGAAACACATTGAATGTAATCAATGTGGGAAATCTTTCACCTATAAGTCAGTCTTCATAATACATCTGAGAAGCCACACGGGAGAGAAACCTTTTGAATGCAGTGATTGTGGGAAGTTTTTTGGCCACATGTCAGGTCTCAGGAATCATCAGAAAATTCACACAGGGGAAAGACCGTATAAATGTGATAAATGTGGAAAATCTTTCAAAATGAAGGTAGGTCTAAGAAAGCATCATATAACTCATACAGGAGAGAAGCCCTATAAATGTAATCAATGTGGCAAAGCTTTTGGTCAGAAATCACAACTCAAAGGACACCATAGAATTCACACAGGGGAGAAACCTTATAAATGTAATCATTGTGGAGACTCATTCAGGCAGAAATCAAACCTCAGAGTACATTACAGAACTCACACTGGGGAGAAACCATATAAGTGTGATGTGTGTGGAAAAACTTTCAGACAGACATCAAATCTTGTAGGACATCAGAGAATTCACACAGGGGAGAAACCCTTTGAATGCAACGAATGTGGGAAAGCTTTTGGTGACAAATCAGGCCTAAGAAATCATCAGAGAATTCACacaggagagaaaccctataatTGTAATCACTGTGGAGAAGCTTTTAACCGGCAGTCAAACCTCAGAGTACATCAGAGAATTCACACAGGGGAAAAACCCTATAAATGTGACCCATGTGGGAAAACgttcagccagaaatcaagtctTAAAGAGCACCAGAAGGCCCACATAGGGAGTTAA